In a single window of the Mustelus asterias chromosome 3, sMusAst1.hap1.1, whole genome shotgun sequence genome:
- the klf15 gene encoding Krueppel-like factor 15 isoform X1, translated as MVDHLLSADESFLSISAPGAYLGNMVMGSRAYQMLPSPLSEDDSDCSSSRSCSSPDTYVPSSSYKSALRTDSGNSIIDYLLSQASIGSYPTPCWGKKDCHSSIKEEILEFPTFRMGMADLGSFQPTLEEIEEFLEENMDVGSKSELKSEAKELKNGDPGLASLVQEKNQSKVALMQPKYEQDNNVSNRDEALKVEGSIPVVLHLQPVEVKEEHGGGVSPQPRTDLNIGQLLINIQGQAFTLVPQFMPASSLNYSRQFVRIAPVPIAAKPMAGVADGCQDQGGVLVGQKFQKGTPTELLKMHKCTFPGCIKMYTKSSHLKAHLRRHTGEKPFACTWPSCGWRTLGKEQGEWNPLNTSLKKPAEKHWAEWPPSALFDSMRLPCSDSDSGIVPRGCEFQSYPGR; from the exons ATGGTGGACCACCTGCTCTCTGCTGACGAAAGCTTCCTGTCGATCAGCGCCCCTGGGGCTTACCTTGGCAATATGGTCATGGGCAGCAGGGCCTATCAGATgctcccatcccccctctctgagGATGACAGTGACTGCTCCAGCTCACGATCCTGCTCCAGTCCTGACACCTACGTGCCAAGCTCCAGCTACAAGAGCGCATTGCGCACTGACAGCGGAAACAGCATCATCGATTACCTGCTTTCTCAGGCTTCCATTGGGAGTTATCCAACACCGTGTTGGGGCAAGAAGGATTGTCATTCATCCATCAAGGAGGAGATTCTGGAATTTCCCACCTTTAGGATGGGGATGGCGGATTTGGGGTCATTCCAGCCGACGCTGGAAGAAATTGAGGAATTCCTTGAGGAGAACATGGATGTGGGCTCAAAGAGTGAACTCAAAAGTGAGGCAAAGGAACTGAAAAATGGGGATCCAGGATTAGCAAGCCTGGTGCAGGAGAAAAACCAAAGCAAAGTGGCCCTCATGCAACCAAAGTATGAACAGGACAACAATGTGAGCAATCGTGACGAGGCGCTGAAGGTGGAAGGATCCATCCCAGTTGTTCTTCATCTCCAACCCGTTGAGGTGAAAGAAGAGCATGGCGGTGGTGTTAGCCCCCAGCCTCGGACAGACCTGAACATTGGGCAGCTCCTCATCAACATTCAGGGACAAGCTTTCACTCTGGTGCCTCAGTTCATGCCGGCGTCCAGTCTGAACTACTCCCGTCAGTTTGTTCGAATTGCACCAGTCCCCATTGCTGCCAAACCCATGGCTGGAGTCGCTGACGGTTGCCAGGACCAAGGTGGGGTCCTTGTGGGCCAGAAGTTTCAAAAGGGGACCCCAACAGAACTGCTGAAGATGCACAAGTGCACGTTTCCAGGGTGCATCAAGATGTACACCAAGAGCAGCCATTTAAAAGCTCACCTCAGGAGACATACAGGAGAAAAGCCGtttgcctgcacttggcccagcTGTGGCTGGAG GactctggggaaagagcagggggagtGGAATCCATTAAATACCTCTTTGAAAAAGCCAGCAGAGaaacactgggctgaatggcctccttcagcgctgtTTGATTCGATGAGATTGCCGTGCAGTGATTCTGATTCTGGGATTGTACCTCGAGGTTGTGAGTTCCAATCCTACCCTGGCAGGtag
- the klf15 gene encoding Krueppel-like factor 15 isoform X3 has product MVDHLLSADESFLSISAPGAYLGNMVMGSRAYQMLPSPLSEDDSDCSSSRSCSSPDTYVPSSSYKSALRTDSGNSIIDYLLSQASIGSYPTPCWGKKDCHSSIKEEILEFPTFRMGMADLGSFQPTLEEIEEFLEENMDVGSKSELKSEAKELKNGDPGLASLVQEKNQSKVALMQPKYEQDNNVSNRDEALKVEGSIPVVLHLQPVEVKEEHGGGVSPQPRTDLNIGQLLINIQGQAFTLVPQFMPASSLNYSRQFVRIAPVPIAAKPMAGVADGCQDQGGVLVGQKFQKGTPTELLKMHKCTFPGCIKMYTKSSHLKAHLRRHTGEKPFACTWPSCGWRTCCCKKLT; this is encoded by the exons ATGGTGGACCACCTGCTCTCTGCTGACGAAAGCTTCCTGTCGATCAGCGCCCCTGGGGCTTACCTTGGCAATATGGTCATGGGCAGCAGGGCCTATCAGATgctcccatcccccctctctgagGATGACAGTGACTGCTCCAGCTCACGATCCTGCTCCAGTCCTGACACCTACGTGCCAAGCTCCAGCTACAAGAGCGCATTGCGCACTGACAGCGGAAACAGCATCATCGATTACCTGCTTTCTCAGGCTTCCATTGGGAGTTATCCAACACCGTGTTGGGGCAAGAAGGATTGTCATTCATCCATCAAGGAGGAGATTCTGGAATTTCCCACCTTTAGGATGGGGATGGCGGATTTGGGGTCATTCCAGCCGACGCTGGAAGAAATTGAGGAATTCCTTGAGGAGAACATGGATGTGGGCTCAAAGAGTGAACTCAAAAGTGAGGCAAAGGAACTGAAAAATGGGGATCCAGGATTAGCAAGCCTGGTGCAGGAGAAAAACCAAAGCAAAGTGGCCCTCATGCAACCAAAGTATGAACAGGACAACAATGTGAGCAATCGTGACGAGGCGCTGAAGGTGGAAGGATCCATCCCAGTTGTTCTTCATCTCCAACCCGTTGAGGTGAAAGAAGAGCATGGCGGTGGTGTTAGCCCCCAGCCTCGGACAGACCTGAACATTGGGCAGCTCCTCATCAACATTCAGGGACAAGCTTTCACTCTGGTGCCTCAGTTCATGCCGGCGTCCAGTCTGAACTACTCCCGTCAGTTTGTTCGAATTGCACCAGTCCCCATTGCTGCCAAACCCATGGCTGGAGTCGCTGACGGTTGCCAGGACCAAGGTGGGGTCCTTGTGGGCCAGAAGTTTCAAAAGGGGACCCCAACAGAACTGCTGAAGATGCACAAGTGCACGTTTCCAGGGTGCATCAAGATGTACACCAAGAGCAGCCATTTAAAAGCTCACCTCAGGAGACATACAGGAGAAAAGCCGtttgcctgcacttggcccagcTGTGGCTGGAG aacgTGCTGCTGTAAGAAACTGACTTGA
- the klf15 gene encoding Krueppel-like factor 15 isoform X2, with amino-acid sequence MVDHLLSADESFLSISAPGAYLGNMVMGSRAYQMLPSPLSEDDSDCSSSRSCSSPDTYVPSSSYKSALRTDSGNSIIDYLLSQASIGSYPTPCWGKKDCHSSIKEEILEFPTFRMGMADLGSFQPTLEEIEEFLEENMDVGSKSELKSEAKELKNGDPGLASLVQEKNQSKVALMQPKYEQDNNVSNRDEALKVEGSIPVVLHLQPVEVKEEHGGGVSPQPRTDLNIGQLLINIQGQAFTLVPQFMPASSLNYSRQFVRIAPVPIAAKPMAGVADGCQDQGGVLVGQKFQKGTPTELLKMHKCTFPGCIKMYTKSSHLKAHLRRHTGEKPFACTWPSCGWRFSRSDELSRHRRSHSGVKPYQCAVCEKRFARSDHLSKHVKVHRFPRTGRTTRPVN; translated from the exons ATGGTGGACCACCTGCTCTCTGCTGACGAAAGCTTCCTGTCGATCAGCGCCCCTGGGGCTTACCTTGGCAATATGGTCATGGGCAGCAGGGCCTATCAGATgctcccatcccccctctctgagGATGACAGTGACTGCTCCAGCTCACGATCCTGCTCCAGTCCTGACACCTACGTGCCAAGCTCCAGCTACAAGAGCGCATTGCGCACTGACAGCGGAAACAGCATCATCGATTACCTGCTTTCTCAGGCTTCCATTGGGAGTTATCCAACACCGTGTTGGGGCAAGAAGGATTGTCATTCATCCATCAAGGAGGAGATTCTGGAATTTCCCACCTTTAGGATGGGGATGGCGGATTTGGGGTCATTCCAGCCGACGCTGGAAGAAATTGAGGAATTCCTTGAGGAGAACATGGATGTGGGCTCAAAGAGTGAACTCAAAAGTGAGGCAAAGGAACTGAAAAATGGGGATCCAGGATTAGCAAGCCTGGTGCAGGAGAAAAACCAAAGCAAAGTGGCCCTCATGCAACCAAAGTATGAACAGGACAACAATGTGAGCAATCGTGACGAGGCGCTGAAGGTGGAAGGATCCATCCCAGTTGTTCTTCATCTCCAACCCGTTGAGGTGAAAGAAGAGCATGGCGGTGGTGTTAGCCCCCAGCCTCGGACAGACCTGAACATTGGGCAGCTCCTCATCAACATTCAGGGACAAGCTTTCACTCTGGTGCCTCAGTTCATGCCGGCGTCCAGTCTGAACTACTCCCGTCAGTTTGTTCGAATTGCACCAGTCCCCATTGCTGCCAAACCCATGGCTGGAGTCGCTGACGGTTGCCAGGACCAAGGTGGGGTCCTTGTGGGCCAGAAGTTTCAAAAGGGGACCCCAACAGAACTGCTGAAGATGCACAAGTGCACGTTTCCAGGGTGCATCAAGATGTACACCAAGAGCAGCCATTTAAAAGCTCACCTCAGGAGACATACAGGAGAAAAGCCGtttgcctgcacttggcccagcTGTGGCTGGAG gTTTTCAAGGTCTGATGAGTTGTCCAGACACAGACGCTCCCACTCCGGGGTCAAACCGTACCAGTGTGCAGTTTGTGAAAAGAGATTTGCGCGCAGTGACCACCTGTCCAAACACGTCAAGGTCCATCGGTTCCCCAGAACTGGCCGGACAACCCGGCCTGTGAACTGA